The genomic DNA GCTACAGTACAGAAACAGACTGCCAAACATGTGATGTAATATGAAGGAGGTTCTTTAGCATGAATGCAAGATGCCCACGCATCACTCTGACAAGCTGCAATTAAATCCGCAGCTGCCGGATTCTCTTTGAGATTTTCAGTGAAATGCTTGAAAATGTCTATAATTTTCTGTATGACATCAAAGTGGCACAAGGCTGGTTGCTAtttctgttcagcactttgaCAGTAAACTGAATTAGGCTACTCAGAATACAAAGAGTCACAAAATGTTGGGTTATTCACATGTGATTGGGTTATATAACCCAAACTTTACAGTCTAAGAAACTTGATCTCAAACAATTCTAGTATTACACTGATTCAGTCACATAAATTATGACTATTTACTTATTCACTGCCTTCACCCACAAGCACAACAAAGTTGAAAATAGTTTTATTTCATTGATGATTTACAAAATCGATAGGTGGCATTttttagatgtttttttttatataaaaggGGTAACGTTACCTATCTCTTTCTAGATGTTTTATGTAATATGATGACAGTGTTTGAATTCAAATACCAATTACTGTCTTAGGTGATTAGCTAATACAATTATAGGGTTGACCATGTTATTTTGGGCCAAGCGAACTAATTAGAACAACCGGTAGTTTAAATACATATGAACCAGTAAAGCCATTTCTCTGATGCAACGTTAGCCGATACAGATCTACATGTAACGAAATATCTCGTTGAACATTGACATTATGCTATCTAATATAGCTAGCTACTTATAAATAATAAAAGTACAAATTAAAGTTGATGGCTGGCTCACTGAGAGGCTAGAAATAAACATTACACAGTTGGTTAGCAAATGTTTAGTTAGCTGGAAAACCTGCCATTGACCTTTAAAACATCTTATTTGATTAGTCATAAATGTGGTCTATGTCCGCAAAAGTCAGACCATAACATGACAATAGTATTTGTGCACTCTTCTGCAACGGTCAATACGTCAAATTGAACTTAATCAATCAGTATTGTCATTTTTTTACCTTTGAAACCGCTCAAGTTATCATCCCCGGAAGAATGGCTATTTTTGTTTTGGTCATATGACATGTACCACTTCCTTGAAGCCACCATGCATCTTCGGGTGAAGCTTTCCTGAATCATGTGACGGGGTACTTATAAGTCCCGTCACATATTGTCAGttattatttcttttttttttacataaaaaaaaaGCATATTTGGTACTGTCTTTGGTCGAGTTGTGGTGACACGTAGCTAGCTGCGTCGAAATGGCAGGAGGTGTGTGGAAAAAGTCGTCCCCTGGTCCACGGTCTAGAGTGTGGGCGCCACTTCGTACACTATGGCAGGAGAAACATTTGATCGTATTCAAGGCAGAGTACACAATACTGGTCGCCTCTGTTCTGTGGTTCCTGGAGATCGGAATAAACATATGGGTCATCCAAAAAGTAGCATGTAAGTATGAGTAGCATGCTAGCagtttagccagttagcttgccCCTGCATGTAAGTACTAGTAGCATGCTAGCagtttagccagttagcttgccCCTGCATTGTAATGAAcgtagctcgctagctaacagCTAGTGTTTGCCAGCTAGCCTCTGTAGTGCAACTTGTTAAAGTGAATTTACAGCCACAGCGTGATTACGTTCCCTTCCTAGTGATGATGTTGCCTAGTATGACTGAAATATGTTTTCAAAAGTTGTGCCAATTTCTGTTGCCAGCACAAGAATGGGTAAGATCGATAACCAAGGAATTTGAAAGCAACAATGGTAGTTTGTTAATCTAGTCTACTGAACTTTTGACACAGTTCCTGCAGTTTCCCTCTTTTTTATAATGTTTTTCTTAGCGGTAACGTCAGTTGCTGCTGATTGTTCTGTCACCTGATTCTTTAGGTACCTTCCACAACCCCGTTTGTTTAATGCATATTTCCAAGTTATTGCAAATGCCACCTGTCACTCATTGGTGAATGTCTTCTCATGCAGACACAGAGATCGACTGGCAGGCGTATATGGATGAGGTAGAGGGAGTCATCAACGGCACCTACGACTACACCCAGCTCAAAGGAGGCACAGGCCCGCTGGTGTAAGTTCCACTAACCTATTTGTGCTGGCACTTTATAAGTTAAGGATCCAGGACCAGGATTGGCCTTAATCACTGAACCccatgacaaattattacaactgagtgtgtgtttgtgtacctgtAGTGTGACATTTCTTAACGTGAACTAAATCAGTCTTGAAACTCACTCCCGGAAACTACCATTCCAGATACCCAGCAGGATTTGTGTACACCTTCACAGCGCTGTATTACATCACCAACCACGGGGTGAATATTCGCCTGGCCCAGTACCTGTTTGCTATTTTCTACCTGCTCACCCTGCTGCTCGTCTTCAGGATCTACCACCGCACCCAGAAGGTCAGCGAGGTCTAAATAGTTACCCAGAGAAGAGTCTTTATCTACAATTTGCTCTCTCAATATTAGAGTATCAAGTCCCAACTTAATTATGTTACTTTAATCAGTTTGAACTGGAATAGtcagtttcttatgacaaatctCTGCATGAGAAAATCCTGCACTGTAAAAGGCTATTCACTTTTCTTAAgatgcctgcctgtctgtttgtctgcccTCTCCAGAATCCTCATTCACAAAACATTCTGAAGTTATTTTCTTGGAAAATCATTAAATCTTAAGATATTGTTGAAAAATTGCACTTACAAACTATCTTATGAACTTATTTTTATTTTCTTAAGAAGCTTAAGTTTTTGCgtaagaagtgttttgtgaatctgggcccagGTTCCTCCCTACGTATTCTTCTTTGTGTGCTGTGCCTCCTACCGGATCCACTCCATCTTCGTCCTGCGTCTTTTCAACGACCCTGTAGCCATGATGATGTTGTTTGGGGCTGTCAATCTGTTCCTGGATGGCCGCTGGTCTCTGGGCTGTGGCCTCTACAGGCAAGTATGAACCCTGGTCCTGGACAACTGGAGTTATCTCTGCTTAGTTCCACCTGGATCAGATCAGTTCAAGTTTAGCTTGGTTCAGTTCAGTGTGGGCAAATATGGCTGCGTTTTATAGAGGcaacccaattctgatctttctTTCACTAATTGATCTTTTGCCCAGTCAGATCTTTTGCCAACAAtagggcaaaagatcagaatttggctgcctgtgtaaatgcaggcTATGGGACACAATAGAACTCTCAATTTAGATTGGCAGAACTGAGTTGCCCAACTCAACATCTATGGCTACGTTGTCCCGTCACATGGTGAATGACAACTTCCTCTCCCTTTGTTGTGGACAGTTTAGCAGTGTCTGTGAAGATGAACGTGCTCTTGTTTGCCCcgggcctcctcttcctcctgctgtCTGAGTTTGGCCTGATGAGGGCCATACccaagctctctctctgtgctgccaTCCAGGTTAGGACCTCCTTCATCTGATTTAACTGTTACATTTAGATTTTAGA from Oncorhynchus keta strain PuntledgeMale-10-30-2019 chromosome 23, Oket_V2, whole genome shotgun sequence includes the following:
- the LOC118373383 gene encoding dol-P-Man:Man(5)GlcNAc(2)-PP-Dol alpha-1,3-mannosyltransferase-like; translated protein: MAGGVWKKSSPGPRSRVWAPLRTLWQEKHLIVFKAEYTILVASVLWFLEIGINIWVIQKVAYTEIDWQAYMDEVEGVINGTYDYTQLKGGTGPLVYPAGFVYTFTALYYITNHGVNIRLAQYLFAIFYLLTLLLVFRIYHRTQKVPPYVFFFVCCASYRIHSIFVLRLFNDPVAMMMLFGAVNLFLDGRWSLGCGLYSLAVSVKMNVLLFAPGLLFLLLSEFGLMRAIPKLSLCAAIQILLGLPFLMENPIGYMTRAFDLGRQFMFKWTVNWRFLPEWLFLSRYFHLVLLAAHLLALLLFTLRHWKRPGESIMDLLKEPGKRVNPAQKLTSDHMVLILFTSNFIGMCFSRSLHYQFYVWYFHTLPFLLWSGGVKKLAHLLRVLILGLVELSWNTYPSTTHSSAALHVCHLIMLLSLWFAPRVEEKTKSK